The following DNA comes from Solanum stenotomum isolate F172 chromosome 11, ASM1918654v1, whole genome shotgun sequence.
atGTATGACGTCACGTAGAAGGagtgtttatttgttcaattttatataaacttAAATGTTTATTTGTACACACACAAAGTTGAAAGACGTGTCTATTGAAACCAAGTTAAAAGGTACTTTTTTCTGTATTATCTtgtaaaataaaacataatactAAAAAAAGTAACTATATATAACTTACAAAATCAATATTGATCATTGTAACACCATTTGACAAAATTATGTCATATAGTCtcaaattttgaagaaattatcTTAGCctgaaaatttatttatcaaaatcttATTTTTGATTTCACTTTAGTTACTATTACTCTGTTCTTTCATGTCCTTCATTCAACTCCTTCGTGGATGCACAAGCTCAAATTCCCTCTTCAATGGCAAGTCACTCCATGCTCAGCTACTCAAACTTGGGTGCCAAAAAGCTGACATTTTTACAAACAATCACTTGCTCACAATGTACTTAAAGCTCAATCAACTTGATGATGCCCAACAACTGTTCGACAGAATGCCTGAACGAAACATCATTTCTTGGACAACATTGATTTCCACATATTCTCAATTGGGTATGTCTGAAAAAGCTTTGGGTTGCTTTAGATCAATGAATCTTGAAGATGGGTTTGGTCCAAATGGTTATACTTATGTTGCTGCTTTATCAGCTTGTAGTAGTTTAGGTGCTGAAAGAACAGGGAAGGAGTTACATGGGAGGATGTTGAAAACTGAGGAAAGTTTAAATAGTTTTGTGAGTAATTGTTTGGTTAATTTTTATGGGAAATGTGGGTTGTTGAAATCAGCTAGGATTGTTTTTGATGGAATTTTGGAACCTAATTCTGTTACTTGGGCTTCTTTGATTTCTTGTTATTTTCATTGTAGGGAGTATCAAGAAGGATTGAACATGTTCGTGTTGGCATTGAGGGGAGGGGTGATATTGAATGAGTTTTTCTGTGGGAGTGTTTTGGGTGCTTGTGCTGTGGTAAAAAGTTTGCAACTTGGGATGCAAATTCATGGTTTGATTGTTAAGTCTAGTTTGGGGATCGATCAGTTTGTGGTGACTGGTTTGATTAATTTTTACGCTAAATGTGGTCGATTGGAATTGGCACGTCAAGCTTTTGATGAGGCAGATGGACCGGAGTTGCATGCTTGGACTGCGATTATTGGAGGTTGTGTGCAGTTAGGGAGTGGAAGAGAGGCCATTGAACTTTTCTGTAAGTTGCTTTCCTCGGGGTTGAAACCAAGCGAGAGAACATTTTCATCAGTTATTGGAGCTTTTGCTGATGTAAAAGAACTTAGAGTTGGGAAACAGATTCATTCGCGGATTGTAAAACAGGGATTCGACTCATTTAGTTTCGTATGCAATGCTTTGTTGGACTTTTACTCCAAAAGTGAATTATTTGAGGAATCATTAAAGCTCTTTCAAGAAATGAAAGAACATGATGTTGTTAGCTGGAATACGCTAATTGCTGGATGTGTGAGCTCGGGTCGGTATGAAGAAGCTATGAGATTTCTCAGGGAAATGTTGCTTGAGGGTTTCGAACCGAGCCTATACACATACTCAAGCATTTTGAGCATTTGTGGAGATTTACCAGCTATTGAATGGGGCAAGCAAACCCATTGCCGTGTACTAAAGTCTAGATTTGATTCCAATGTGGTTGTTGACAGCGCCCTCGTTGATATGTATACTAAATGTGGACGACTTGGTTATGCACGTAGAGTTTTTGACATCCTTCCCGCGAAAAACTTGATATCTTGGAACACCATGGTTGTAGGATACGCCCAGCATGGGTTTGGGAAAGAAGCTTTGGAAATTTATGGTATGATGCAGAGCAGTGGGGTTAAGCCTAACGACATTACATTTCTTGGAGTATTATCTGCCTGTGGACACGTTGGACTTTTAGACGAAGGACTTCACCATTTTACTAGCATGACTAAGGTGCACGGAATCATTCCAAGGACAGATCACTTAGCTTGTGTAGTCAGTCTATTCGCACgcaaaggaaaaacaaaagaagcTTATCGTTTCATAAAGAGCTTTTCAGGGGAACCGGATAAGGTAGTGTGGCGTTGTCTCTTGTCTGGTTGCAAAGCTAATAGAGACTTTGTCTTGGGGAAATATGCTGCTGAAAAGATTCTAGATATCGATCCTGATGATACTTCAGCCTACATTGTATTATCTAACATTTACGCGGAGTTACAGATGTGGGATGAAACAGCCAAGATTAGGAAACTGATAAAGGCGAAGGCGTTAAAGAAGGAAACTGGACATAGTTGGATTGAATTACAGAACAAAATGTATACATTCTCGGCATGTAATATCATGTCCCTTCAAGAAAGTTATCTGCAGCAAGTTTTGACTGGATTGACAGCCCAATTGTTAGATTCAGGCTATGTCCCTGATCTCATGTTTTCACTGAATTTTGAGGGGCAAGTTATCTGATAACTCGTTATCAGACTACAATGAATCGACAGTGCTGAAACCTCATTATGTGAGAGGTCAACACTCAACAAGGTTAACTCCTTATGACTTCAATATGTCTCCAGCAAACTCGGTCCCAAGCCTGAATAGAGGAGGAGGATTATAGACAGTTGACTAGCAACATAGAGAGTCTAACTACGAAGATTCTCTTCGTAGATGTAAGAGGATTCATATAATCGATCCCAACAAGGTTGCTATTAGGAGTTAGTTACTATTGAGATGTCAACAAATATCCATTCTTGGGCCTACTCCAGTTGACCATCCCCAACACAGTAATCCCCCCTAGGGATCGGGGAGAAATGATTTCGTAGGgcacttatttattttttttagttttatggtCTTTTCATAAAGAATCTTTCGTTTTTACAGAAATTTGAAAAgatcattttcttctattcaaatTGTAAGATGACGAGATCTCATTTTTTCGAGGGTTGACTTGATTTGGCGGCACAAAATTATGTAGGGATTataattcttgaattatttgaaaCTTATGATTTATTTGGTTCATTATGTTAAGTTAAGAATTTGGAACTTCTAGTAAGCACACAAAGAGGAGTGtcaaataaatgaattatttaatTAGAGGTTTTGAGTTTGAGCTCTGCGTATGGAGAAAATTCTATTGGGAGCGCTATCTCTGAATGGACTTTACAGTGCGAGATTCGAATTTAGTCAGAGCTCCAATGTAAGGTCCGGtgatggaaaaccaaaaaaaatgttatattaatAAACAAGCTATATTTCAACCCATTCAATTTTCATCGAAATTACTAATATAGTCTTGTGGTGTAGTGATGAAACTACTTCACCCTTAATTAGCGATCTTAAATTTAAGCCCTGAGTACAAAGAAAACATATTGGGAGCACCACTTTCGAATAAGACTTATAATGCACAATccaattttaattaaaactcTAATACAGTCTTCGAACATcgaatgaaaaacaaaaaaaaatatttgaataaaaataagttagagATTAATAGGACAAATATTTTTGGGACCAACTTCGCAAATGAACTACACATGGGGTGACTAACTATTGAAACGTGTCAAGCCGTCAATAATCCTAACTTGCTCATTTACCACGTAACGTTACACTTATCGACTTGATGCAACACTTCTTGTTTTCAATGAATTTAtctgaatttaatatttttaatataaaatataaatttaacataaaaaaataaatatcaaaagaatgacgataataaatataaattcgttaatatttcaatttataatatttaaattctgaatcaaTCTCTTTCCACTTCAATCCCAATAAAAACCCTacaaatttctatctttttataaCATCTTGCAAATAAATAgagaacaaattaaaacaagctTATCatagtagaaaaaaatatatatatgcagAGAGCTAAGGAGAAAGCAGCTAATGCAGCTGCCTCAGCAAAGTCTGTCATGGAGAAGACCAATGCCATCGTTGAAGAAAAGGTATATATACgtcaaatttctttataatagTGTCAATTGCAAAATTTTATTCTATAAAACGcatattttagatattttgattttcatCTCAACTAGCAAATAAATACTTCAACATCAAGAGTACACGTCTAGATACATTGTTTTGAATTCAACTAATAACTAAACACTTTAACATGTTTTCATAGTGTTTCGTGGACATTCTAGGTTGATGTGACGCAAAATTTAAAAGTGGTctaattcatattttataagttgGAGTGTTTAACTGATGCACTTCAATTAGTTAAAATGTCTAACTAATATTCATACTCAAAATTAAAGTGTATGATTTAGCTAGGCTATAGTCTATCAATTGACTACGTTAATGTGTCTATCTACTTAATTActtcctctgtttcaatttatgtgacatatttcgcttttcgagagtcaaacagtttaagtttgatcgatAATTTGCTcatggaatcttcaattttttaaaaataaaatttttatatttataaactacataaaaagtactataagtccctgataatttaaaatatttaaaagatatatgaaaaatttatggtcaaagataaacttgtttaaatttcgaaattcgaaatgtgtcacataaattgggacagagggagtagtataTATGCTTATAATATAAGTTGActgttataataaaatattgtttatttataaataatatttatttttaaaaaatttatacgTTTTAATTATTCGTGAAGTATTCAACTTTGTGATTCTGATACCAATATCAATGACTGAATTTATCATTAATAACAAGCTCGAATTTGTATTAAACATATTTTTGACAGGTGGAGAGAATGAGAACGAAGGACATAGACAAGAAAACAGCTGCTCAATTGAACAAGAAAGAGGCCAAGGACCAAAATGCAAATGctaggtatatatatatgcataaacacacataaaaaaacaaaaattacgaatttaagttatatatattctccttggtttgcgagctattacataggagcgggggttttaccctgtgcgcactcaaagggtagcggctgcggatttcccttgtcatcaaaaaaaaaaaagttatatatattatccGTAACAATAAATTTACGAATGATCTGATTATATAAGTTTTTATTCTATAGGTATATATAACGCTTTGATAGGGTACTGCTACCgtttaatttgtgtttttttttagttcttataaaaaagaataatctatatgtttaagattataaatttaAGAGACTCAGAGTTACACAAATCTTATGATATGTCCAAATATAAAGGTTTCAAAAggtttgtttttttcttttgtaataaCTACATATCTAGTCAAATAGATTCACGTAAAATGATATAAGGCTATTAATATTGAATTAATAATATAGTCTCAACTTGGAACTATATATATGAACTACTTAAATGaaagatttgatatattttttttctttcttaggCATGGTGGAGCACAAGGCTACACCACCACCGGAGAGCCGGAATACTCAACAACCGCTTATGATCCAACTAACGATACGattggaggtggaggtggaggtggaggtccGGCACTTTTCGACCATCCAACTGTAAAAACTCAAGATCCTAGTTTTCCTTGCTGATTCATGATAACTAGCACCATTAATAATATAACATgcataacaataataataagaatgaaTGATTAAATGGTTGAATGGTTGTTACCTATGATCGGGAGAATTGATTTTTTAGGTCAGTATCGATCATATTCTTGAAAATACATATTATTACCATTTGCTGTTCTAATTGAATGAACGACTATCTAGGTTATTATCTTCTGAGAGACCTAATAAATTTAAGTGATGATTTGGGAAATCAACGACCATAAAAAAGACAATAGTAGTAAAATAGaaacaagataaataaataaagatagtATAATTGTTTTATACGAAACACGTTGTATGAACCGGTATGGTCACTATAAAGTTgaaacattatttaatttacataGTTTTTCTACCAGCAGAAATTGTAGTATTAAAACAGATTCACTCTCCATGCATATTGATTCCCCATCTTGAAACTGGAAGCCCTTTATATTCACAaaacataaaaggaaaaatactaaattaatattttactgACAAGAAATATGACTTTCAAATTAAGTTCCGAATAAGTGGATGGTGTCAAAGCGAGTGGGATTAATGTCATAcgtaaaaagaaagaaacttaTAGAATGACATAAGTAAATAGAGTTTTTGCATATTCTCGTTAATTCATAAACAAGATCTATATATTCGATCAGAAAAGAATcaagggtaaaaaaaaaggaatctgAATTGATCGATAAATTTCTCGAAACAAACGTGGAGAACTACATAGAAAACACACTAAAACCCAAAAAAGGAAACTAGAGAATATTACCAGTCCATAAGGATGAGAGAATCACTTGAGACCAAGGGCTTTCTCCTCAGCTGACACAATTTCCTTCTCAAGCTTTATTTTGCATGCAAATAATAATGTTAGTAGACATGTAATACATTAGGTTTtaagcataatacataaatagatATTGAAGAGAGGTGATTAGATAAAACATCACACATTTTTACCTTATCGAGGATATGATCATAGATAGAAGAGCATGAAGGACGAGGATTATCGGTTAGTGGGTAGCAGAGTAGTCGAGAGTTTTTCCCTTCCCTGTGATAGAGTCGGGTTCGAGGCTAGTACATCTATCGATTTCCTtactagtattattatttttattctagcATTATCTTATCCTTCAATTTTACTATTAATTGTTGTTTCATTTACTTTAGCTATCTACACTGTTTTACcgttttcttcattattttcatcattgTTTTTCACTCTTGCTTTTCTTTAGAATATGTTCTTGATCTGAGGGTCGTCTATCGAAAACCACCTCTCTACCCCTCAAGGATGGGTACGGTCTTTTACTCTTTGTACACCTCATCCTCCCTAGGTACCTCACCCTGGGATTATACTGAATACGTTGTTGTTCTGTGCTTTCTCTACAACATAACTTAAACTTTTTGATAATCACATACTTCAACGAGACAAATTAAAACGTTAAGATGACTAATTGAAAGAACATAGACATAGAAAATCAGAAATGTAATTACCAAATGATAAAAGGGAGTTCAAGTAAATGTATAGGCATGATATTATAGTACCTTCATGgggtttttaaatttattatgaaGTTCATGATATGCTTGATTCAAGTTTCTTTCTACCTGCAAACACCTACACAAAATCCCAACATAACAAAACTAAGATCTTTGATCTGAAAAAATCGATTTCGAGATAAACAAGCACATACATACAAGCATTTTCTGaatcaaaaaaattacatatcaaGATGTAGACAAACCAAATATTGAGTTGATGCAGAAAGAATCATACTCATCCTTTGACTTTTTATCAACTGCTTCAATAAAAACAGAGCATCCATTCTTAAGAGTACATGCTCCATGAATCAGACATGGATGCAGCattatttttggagagtccaagaaacataatttaaacGAACAGAGAGTTCAGGTAAAATATAGTAAGATACTAAGAAGTGCAACATTATTGGTATACCTCATCCTCGAGTGATTGAATGAGTACTGTACTTATATGCATTTTATTGGTTTCGAGAATctacacaaaaataattttaatcatgtataaacAGTATAATTTTACGTCAATAAGTATCGATGTCATTGAACGTACCTCATTCTCTAAGGACTGACATAATTGGTTAAATGTTGATCCCTCGACTTTCTCAAACTCATCGTCCATAACCTAATGTGTATCACAAGAAGAATCATAGTGGAAAGTTCTAGAAATAACTAGCGTTGAGCTACAATTTTGAGTTTAAAAGTTCGGATTCCTATAAAATGCTACTC
Coding sequences within:
- the LOC125846024 gene encoding 11 kDa late embryogenesis abundant protein-like — translated: MQRAKEKAANAAASAKSVMEKTNAIVEEKVERMRTKDIDKKTAAQLNKKEAKDQNANARHGGAQGYTTTGEPEYSTTAYDPTNDTIGGGGGGGGPALFDHPTVKTQDPSFPC
- the LOC125845613 gene encoding pentatricopeptide repeat-containing protein At3g53360, mitochondrial-like, translated to MSFIQLLRGCTSSNSLFNGKSLHAQLLKLGCQKADIFTNNHLLTMYLKLNQLDDAQQLFDRMPERNIISWTTLISTYSQLGMSEKALGCFRSMNLEDGFGPNGYTYVAALSACSSLGAERTGKELHGRMLKTEESLNSFVSNCLVNFYGKCGLLKSARIVFDGILEPNSVTWASLISCYFHCREYQEGLNMFVLALRGGVILNEFFCGSVLGACAVVKSLQLGMQIHGLIVKSSLGIDQFVVTGLINFYAKCGRLELARQAFDEADGPELHAWTAIIGGCVQLGSGREAIELFCKLLSSGLKPSERTFSSVIGAFADVKELRVGKQIHSRIVKQGFDSFSFVCNALLDFYSKSELFEESLKLFQEMKEHDVVSWNTLIAGCVSSGRYEEAMRFLREMLLEGFEPSLYTYSSILSICGDLPAIEWGKQTHCRVLKSRFDSNVVVDSALVDMYTKCGRLGYARRVFDILPAKNLISWNTMVVGYAQHGFGKEALEIYGMMQSSGVKPNDITFLGVLSACGHVGLLDEGLHHFTSMTKVHGIIPRTDHLACVVSLFARKGKTKEAYRFIKSFSGEPDKVVWRCLLSGCKANRDFVLGKYAAEKILDIDPDDTSAYIVLSNIYAELQMWDETAKIRKLIKAKALKKETGHSWIELQNKMYTFSACNIMSLQESYLQQVLTGLTAQLLDSGYVPDLMFSLNFEGQVI